From bacterium:
TGGAGTAACAGACGTTTCTGTTGCATGGCACCCTGACCAGAAATTCTGGTCATTCTTCGATGCTCACCGATGTGAAAATAGATTCTGGTGCTGCTTCGGAATTGACAATCCGAAGCACAAATTCGATTTGGACATTTCCTGCGAGATTAACATCCCGTTCAAAGGCATAAACCGGCGAATTGCGGGCGTTTTTGCCAAGACGACATTCGGAAACATTGCCTTGCTTCATAGCGGCAAACTTGGTGGCGGAAGGGCCGGAATCGGACGCGAAGCGTTTTTGGATTACTACGAAGACGCTGTTTTGGTGGATGTGAATTGGCCGGATGGAGTCTTCTCAGATTTGATCTTCGTCGGCGAGCTGCAAAGTGAGGAATTTCTGGCTAAGCTTTGCCGCTTTGTAGCAAAGGCAGCCAAGTTTAAGGACTGGGCTGTGGGGAAATCAAGGTCGAGATAATTCTAGCCCCAGTTTGGAGGGAGTCAAAATTGTCCGATATTCAGTTATCCGATTTCCGGGATATTTTGTGGGATTCAGTTTTCGCTGCCGACGACGAACCTACATGCGACAGCATTTGGCGGCCTTTAAAAAAAGCCGCTGACAATGCGGAAATGGAAGGAAAGTTGCATTTGGCAAACGCATATCTTCTTCTGTCTCGCTTGGCAACAATGATGTTGAATGCTGGTTTACAAGATGCGCCATTTACGCCAATGGCTATTTTGGAAGATGGAAGACGAGGCATGATTCCGGAGGATTTAGACGAAAACCAACTCGCCATTCTTAACGAACTTTCAACTTCAATACCCAACTCAGATATGAGGGCGAGGGTGGCTGATGTCCTTTGGATAAGAAAGCGCGATATAGCGTCGGCTAAGCTGGCAATTGAGTCATATATAGAGTCAGCCTCAATAATCGAACACTCCAGTTGGCCAGCAAAATTTACAGACCGTCTTGAAAGAGCGCTACGACTGGCTATGTCAATTTCAAAGGGCAATTCAGATTACATAAACAAGGTGGTCGCTGCAATTGAAGAAACTATTGACAGGCAGTGCAATCAAGACTGGCATCTTAATCTTCGTTGCAAAAATATTATTGAGGATTTATCAAGGCTGCTTCTGGAATTCAAAATTGGAGATCCGAAAAAACATATAGCCATTTTGGAGAAACTTGTTTCGTTTTGTGAGGGCGTCCCAAATTCCACAATGGCGGACAAGGTGCTTGGTTTAGTAGCTGGATGGCAGATTTTGAATGGTAATGAACAGGGCAAGACGGAGGCGCTAGTTAGAGCCGCGGACTGCCTATTTGGCGACGCAGCTCGATGTGCTGCAGGTGACAATCCCAATAAATCGCGCGCGCTTAGCTTGCGGAAAAGGCGGTTGATAGGCTTAGGGAGGCGAACGTACCGGTCGATCAAGTAAAGCAGATAAAAATCCAAATAGTGAATTGGCAGCGCGAAATTGCCAAGGAAATAGAGGCGAATCCAATAGTTATCGAAGGTCGAATTACTTTGCCTAGAGAAGTATTTGAAAAATCTGCGGATTCGGTAAAAGGAATGAGCCAAATGGATGCCTTATTATCTCTTGTTTCTTTGCCTTTGCCGAATCAAGAGCCAATAGAGCATTCGCAAGATATTGGGCTTTTTCGTTCGTTGGCTTCGACGGATTACTTCGATAAAGCGCATCGGCTTGTCGCTAAAGTACCGGCAAAAATGTCGACAAAAGAGGGCGACAGAATTAAGGCGCAGCGCGCTGAACTGAATCAAGATAACCGCATTGGATATTGCCTGTTTGTCGAAATTAGCTTGAAACCAAGGCTTTGTGTAATTAAATTAGAACACCGAAAAAGAATGAGAATAGGAGTGATTAGGCGTGCATTGAGGGATTCCAAGAGAATTCCCCAAGCAAGAACTGAGCTATTTGCACGCGGATTGTTGGAGGGATTGAAGGGAGAGTGGGCCACATCGCTTCATTTGCTTATACCACAGACGGAAAACCTAATTCGCGAAGCTATGCGTGAGTGCGGCGTTGAAACCATAAAGGTTAAGGAGGATGGGCATCACGAGGAAATGGACTTGAATGAACTGCTTTTCAGGCCAGAATTGGGCCGGTTATTTGGGGCTCATTTTATCTCTGAGCTACGCAGCTTGCTTGTTGAACGAACGGGAATGAATTTAAGGAACAAAGTTTGCCATGGACTTATGGATTCGGATGAATTTGAAGATCAAAGTTGCATTTATTTATGGTGGTTAATACTCAAGCTTCTTTTGGAAAAGCCCCAGTTGGACATACCTTCGACATAGATATTTTGTATGCATTAAACACAGGG
This genomic window contains:
- a CDS encoding DUF4209 domain-containing protein — encoded protein: MNWQREIAKEIEANPIVIEGRITLPREVFEKSADSVKGMSQMDALLSLVSLPLPNQEPIEHSQDIGLFRSLASTDYFDKAHRLVAKVPAKMSTKEGDRIKAQRAELNQDNRIGYCLFVEISLKPRLCVIKLEHRKRMRIGVIRRALRDSKRIPQARTELFARGLLEGLKGEWATSLHLLIPQTENLIREAMRECGVETIKVKEDGHHEEMDLNELLFRPELGRLFGAHFISELRSLLVERTGMNLRNKVCHGLMDSDEFEDQSCIYLWWLILKLLLEKPQLDIPST